The Tripterygium wilfordii isolate XIE 37 chromosome 5, ASM1340144v1, whole genome shotgun sequence genome window below encodes:
- the LOC119998547 gene encoding uncharacterized protein LOC119998547 has protein sequence MTRDRFNSEGFVNVKLRLIRNRNTDGIRYNLSIASKVTALIPGDIDPDNLERDIILETQSGLLRRISELYTAYLPLQYSLLFSYGEDGYRDDVPLREQEGTSSRKRNKVTRRQFFTYRIQDRNFEADTILCSRKLFQQFIVDAYTMVESQ, from the coding sequence ATGACAAGAGATAGGTTTAATTCAGAAGGTTTTGTGAATGTCAAGCTTAGGCTGATTCGGAATCGAAACACAGATGGAATAAGATACAATCTCTCCATTGCTTCTAAAGTTACTGCACTTATTCCTGGAGATATTGATCCTGATAATCTTGAAAGAGATATTATATTAGAAACACAAAGTGGATTATTGAGACGAATTAGTGAATTATACACTGCATACTTACCTTTGCAGTATTCGTTACTTTTTTCATATGGTGAAGATGGATATAGAGACGATGTTCCACTGAGAGAGCAAGAGGGTACTTCATCAAGAAAACGAAATAAAGTAACAAGGCGACAATTTTTTACATATAGGATTCAAGACAGGAATTTTGAAGCTGACACAATATTATGCTCTAGGAAATTATTCCAACAGTTCATTGTTGATGCTTACACTATGGTTGAATCGCAATGA
- the LOC119998369 gene encoding uncharacterized protein LOC119998369, whose protein sequence is MRSVCLQSTVYNKDKQLLAGIDCCLDELKLLLAAYLSEMEIGDNISAIRETYKRLLSMKQKVEPFLKLQWALNCDEKGNIKAEVPSNSDDSIIKALESGDTRNPGDSLWQQDGKTFDGALETHDASDGQGDEEGNSKAEEPSVSGKSTGTTQEAVVDENENPGDKQKTDKKAANKKKKNKGK, encoded by the exons ATGAGGAGCGTATGCTTGCAGAGCACTGTTTATAACAAAGATAAGCAGTTATTGGCTGGAATTGACTGCTGTCTTGATGAACTAAAGCTACTTCTTGCTGCATATTTAAG TGAGATGGAAATTGGGGACAACATTTCGGCGATTAGGGAAACCTACAAAAGGTTGCTGTCTATGAAGCAAAAGGTTGAGCCATTTCTGAAGCTGCAATGGGCACTGAATTGTGACGAGAAAGGTAACATCAAAGCTGAGGTACCTAGCAATTCTGATGATAGTATAATTAAGGCTTTGGAGTCTGGTGACACTAGAAACCCGGGTGATAGTCTATGGCAGCAAGATGGAAAAACATTTGATGGGGCTTTGGAAACCCATGATGCTTCTGATGGCCAGGGTGACGAGGAAGGTAACAGCAAGGCTGAAGAACCTAGCGTTTCTGGAAAGAGTACAGGGACTACTCAAGAGGCTGTTGTGGATGAGAATGAAAACCCAGGTGATAAGCAGAAAACCGATAAGAAGGCGgcgaacaaaaagaaaaagaataagggGAAATGA
- the LOC119998368 gene encoding uncharacterized protein LOC119998368, with amino-acid sequence MGGKGARENRTILNDCENRAIRNDCAFTDVVFSWSLEQIFNENLYRDQVEKIPDTFESVDQYFKSYIFPLLEETRAQLCSSIEVISRAPYGEVIAFYESKPYGEKLYDITIESWRNRYSYRNKEPYKTLPGDILVLADSKPETVSDLQRMGRTWTFATVTSIVDDENEDDDSSSTSFKVKASVDPEVGDGLRKSLFVVFLINITPSKRIWRSLHKDGNMKVIKEILCADSVIEKACDLCSVESEYLWGENCAVIRSSTLNESQTQAVLACLRLMHCNHKSVVKLIWGPPGTGKTKTVSVMLFTLFRMECRILTCAPTNVAITQVASKVLRMLKDSFQAECERNASFCSLGDILLFGNKERLKVSAELKEIYLDYRVQQLAECFGPLTGWSHCFSSMIDFLENCVSQYHIFVENEVIKMREKNDENGTKGIECLNTTNTNLHKSFLKFVRERFRATVSPLRKCVSNFCTHIPKRYILEHNFETMVYLISSLNSFETLLEEVNVSSDELEELFSDTVGEDFPGSLEGIRYMLHERRSECLSVLRVLWNSLSELKLPSVMNHGAIKDFCFQIASLIFCTASSSYKLHSIPMKPLSILVVDEAAQLKECESIIPLQVPGIRHAVLIGDVCQLPAMVESKASDEAGFRRSLFERLSTLGHSKHLLNMQYIMHPLISFFPNANFYHNQILDAPNVRMKNYQKQYLPGKMFGPYSFINVPFGREEFDDMGHSRKNMIEVALVLKLLQNLHSAWIGSKQNLSVGVISPYAAQVAAIQEKLARKYENSDGFAVKVKSIDGFQGGEEDIIILSTVRSNSGGSFEFISNQHRTNVALTRARHCLWILGNERTLCSSESVWEVLVRDAMNRQCFFNADDDKGLAKTILEVKKEFDQLDDLLNGDSILFKNARWKVLFSDNFFKSFKRLASIRKKKLVLNLLLKLASGWRPKKRKVDSLCGSSSQTLKQFKVEGLYVVCSIDIIKESRFLQVLKVWDVLPLEDIPKLEKRLHGIFAKYTDDFINRCKEKSLEGDLEIPKTWLTSSNIVRFKKLTDNDTEDDLTGAASEAGSYVENSKVSESLLLMKFYSLSSSVVNYLLSDCDGKELDLPFEVTDEELQIILFPRSTFVLGRSGTGKTTVLTMKLIERERLHLKLMEKLYGVQSDSLLHGKQKNEVAEDVVETKRETLRQLFVTVSPKLCHAVKQHISHLKRSLYDGNSSTESSSIDVDDIDDTVQFKDIPDSFVDVPSKAYPLVITFHKFLMMLDGTLGESFFERFHEARKLYGSEIRSLKSVILETFIRNNEVTYEKFSSSYWPHFNTQLTKQLDSSRVFTEIISHIKGGPRAMEASDGKLSREDYIQFSARRVSRLSSQKSEKIYDIFLRYEKMKTKNGEFDLADLVIDLHLRLQEERYKGDEVHFVYIDEVQDLTMSQIALFKYICRNVEEGFIFSGDTAQTIARGIDFRFQDIRSLFYNKFLLESRSSIKDGRKEKGQLADIFNLSHNFRTHAGVLKLSQSIMELLYHFFPNSVDVLNPETSLIYGELPVLLESENNKNAIISIFGSSGNIGHMAGFGAEQVILVRDDVSRKEIYRLVGKKALVLTILECKGLEFQDVLLYNFFGFSPLKNQWRLLYGYMREQNFLDSTSSHSFPSFTEAKHNVLCSELKQLYVAITRTRQRLWICENVEEHSEPMFDYWKKKCLIQVRQVDDSLAQAMQAGSSPEEWKSTGIKLFFEHNYGMATMCFEKAGDTIWERRSKAASLKANADRLRGSNPLEANKMLREAAEILEDIGRADSAAKCFSELGEYERAGKIYLEKCGESELERAAECFSLAGCYELAADVYARGNFLAECLSACTKGKLFDRGLQYIHYWKQNAAAVYSLRTKKIENIEQEFLEHSARLYHKLKDNKSMMKFVKAFLSMDLIRDFLRSLGCLDELLSLEEESGNFLEAANIAKLTGNILLEVDLLGKAGSFKEASTLILNYVLASSLWSSDSKGWPLKDVSQKGDLLAKAKSIANNEPSHIYEFVCTEADIFACESDLHLLNRHLIASRSQNDVTGEILCARKILDAHLHSNSSKYSWDNELVLDLAKHSEDGISENPISVETLVYFWNLWKDRITCIFNFLGCMEMQETKYRNYGEFCLSYLGVRKQIENLHTKYLLLNPDASWVRELDDTNLQRSGKLTFIDVRHLVSTARNYWCSELLSTGIKVLEHLGALHDLSVKNAMLIFHANQLCLPQSSLRDFVTQEIHAGGLGGHFGREKTFQLVQDRFYWPRMRRDVNKLVDHCQVCQISKGTKRNTGLYTPLSIPQQPWEELTLDFVVGLPKTLRRNDAILVVVDRFSRMAHFIPCHKTNDASHIASLFLREIVRIHGVPRSLTSDRDPKFISHFWRSLWSTLGAKLQYSTAFHPQTDGLTEVTNRSLGNLLRCLVKEHSTTWDQLLPHVEFAFNSSVNRTTGRSPFEIVFGRKPLAPIDLMPLSRPPHCSIAATELADYIQELHHEVRKRIATQNDLYSAHANKHRREETFSIGDMVLVRLRPERFPPGSYHKLHDRRIGPFRVVKKIGANAYRLLLPPDMRLHPVFNIADLVKYNEDPAAAAHTHAETQPYVPPTSIVDERIMDILDHQFVSTRRGGYHKFLVRWTGKPTSEDSWENADVVAQLSPSLLEQYCRTHSTGSNLLLCRGIGAEHTKHGLIVVGLEITTYDISTWAPNDHSQSKVIAPEIMGEVNCMNQGSAHQGKSWKLEALHDGGS; translated from the exons ATGGGAGGGAAAGGGGCAAGAGAGAACAGAACAATCCTTAACGACTGTGAGAACAGAGCAATCCGTAATGACTGTGCCTTCACTGATGTTGTGTTTTCTTGGTCTCTGGAGCAAATTTTCAATGAAAATCTTTACAGAGACCAG GTGGAAAAGATTCCAGACACATTTGAATCAGTTGATCAGTACTTCAAATCTTATATCTTCCCCTTACTAGAAGAAACACGGGCACAGTTGTGCTCAAGTATAGAAGTTATTTCGAGGGCACCATATGGTGAAGTGATTGCTTTTTATGAATCGAAGCCATATGGAGAAAAGCTTTACGATATTACGATCGAGAGCTGGAGAAACAGATATAGTTATCGCAACAAGGAACCCTACAAAACATTGCCTGGAGATATTTTAGTTTTAGCGGATAGCAAGCCTGAAACTGTCTCTGATTTGCAAAGGATGGGAAGGACATGGACGTTTGCAACAGTCACTTCAATTGTAGATGATGAGAATGAGGATGACGACAGTAGCTCTACCTCTTTCAAAGTCAAGGCTTCAGTGGATCCTGAAGTTGGTGATGGCTTGCGGAAATCACTTTTTGTGGTTTTCCTGATAAATATAACTCCCAGCAAAAGAATATGGAGATCACTACACAAGGATGGAAATATGAAGGTCATCAAGGAAATTTTATGTGCTGATTCTGTG ATAGAGAAAGCTTGTGACCTCTGCTCTGTAGAGAGTGAATATCTCTGGGGTGAAAATTGTGCTGTGATCAGATCATCTACTTTGAATGAATCCCAAACACAGGCAGTTTTGGCTTGTCTTCGTCTGATGCATTGTAATCACAAGTCTGTAGTCAAGCTTATATGGGGTCCACCAGGGACAGGGAAGACCAAAACTGTTAGTGTGATGCTCTTTACACTCTTTAGAATGGAGTGCAGGATCCTTACCTGTGCACCAACGAATGTTGCAATTACACAAGTGGCGTCCAAGGTGCTAAGGATGCTAAAAGACTCATTTCAAGCAGAATGTGAAAGAAATGCTTCTTTTTGTTCATTGGGAGACATTCTCTTGTTTGGGAACAAGGAACGGCTAAAAGTCAGTGCAGAACTTAAAGAGATATATTTGGACTATCGTGTCCAACAGCTTGCAGAGTGCTTCGGGCCCTTGACTGGTTGGAGTCATTGTTTTTCCTCTATGATAGATTTTCTCGAGAACTGTGTTTCTCAAtaccacatttttgtggaaaatGAAGTGattaaaatgagagaaaaaaatgatGAGAATGGAACCAAGGGGATTGAATGCCTGAACACAACGAATACGAATTTGCACAAATCATTTCTTAAGTTTGTCAGGGAAAGATTTCGTGCTACTGTGTCACCACTAAGAAAATGTGTTTCCAACTTTTGTACTCACATACCAAAAAGATACATTCTGGAACACAATTTTGAGACAATGGTATACCTTATTAGTTCCCTCAACTCTTTTGAAACCTTGTTGGAAGAAGTGAATGTGTCTTCTGATGaattagaggagcttttttctGATACAGTAGGTGAAGATTTTCCTGGGTCACTTGAGGGTATAAGATACATGTTGCACGAGAGAAGAAGTGAATGCCTATCAGTTTTGAGAGTTCTCTGGAATTCCCTCTCTGAACTAAAACTTCCAAGTGTTATGAACCATGGAGCGATAAAAGACTTCTGTTTTCAGATAGCCTCTCTAATTTTTTGCACTGCTTCTAGTTCATATAAGCTGcattcgattccaatgaaacCACTAAGCATTTTAGTTGTCGATGAGGCCGCACAGTTGAAGGAGTGTGAGTCAATCATACCATTACAAGTGCCTGGTATAAGGCATGCTGTTCTTATTGGTGATGTGTGCCAATTGCCTGCAATGGTTGAGAGCAAG GCTTCTGATGAAGCTGGTTTTAGGAGAAGCTTATTTGAGAGGTTGAGTACATTGGGACACTCAAAACACCTGCTCAATATGCAGTACATAATGCATCCATTGATAAGTTTCTTCCCAAATGCAAATTTTTATCACAATCAGATCTTAGACGCCCCAAATGTCAGAATGAAAAACTATCAAAAGCAGTATCTGCCTGGGAAAATGTTTGGTCCCTATTCATTCATCAACGTACCCTTTGGAAGAGAAGAATTTGATGATATGGGACATAGTCGCAAGAACATGATTGAGGTAGCTCTTGTGTTGAAACTACTGCAGAACTTGCACAGTG CATGGATTGGATCAAAACAGAATCTCAGTGTTGGTGTTATTTCACCTTATGCTGCTCAAGTAGCTGCAATTCAGGAGAAGCTTGCACGTAAGTATGAGAACAGTGATGGCTTTGCAGTAAAGGTGAAGTCAATTGATGGTTTTCAGGGTGGGGAGGAAGATATTATAATACTGTCCACAGTAAGATCTAATAGTGGTGGGTCGTTTGAGTTCATATCCAATCAACATAGAACTAATGTTGCTCTTACAAGGGCCAG ACATTGTCTCTGGATATTGGGGAATGAAAGAACTCTTTGTAGCAGCGAATCTGTTTGGGAGGTTTTAGTTCGTGATGCTATGAACCGTCAATGTTTCTTCAATGCCGATGACGACAAGGGTTTGGCAAAAACCATATTAGAGGTTAAGAAAGAGTTCGATCAGTTAGATGACTTGCTTAATGGGGACAGCATACTTTTCAAAAATGCGAGGTGGAAG GTTCTATTCAGTGATAACTTCTTCAAATCATTTAAAAGACTGGCTTCAATCCGGAAAAAGAAGTTAGTTTTGAACCTTCTATTGAAACTTGCTAGTGGGTGGCGACCCAAGAAAAGAAAGGTAGACTCTCTATGTGGCAGCTCTTCACAGACTTTGAAGCAGTTCAAGGTTGAAGGCCTCTACGTTGTTTGCTCAATTGACATAATAAAGGAATCGAGGTTTCTCCAAGTGCTAAAGGTCTGGGACGTATTGCCTCTTGAGGACattccaaaacttgaaaaacggCTTCATGGTATCTTTGCCAAATATACTGATGATTTTATCAATCGCTGCAAAGAGAAAAGTCTTGAGGG GGATTTGGAAATTCCGAAGACGTGGTTAACATCGTCTAATATTGTTCGGTTCAAGAAACTTACTGACAATGATACTGAGGATGATTTAACTGGAGCTGCTTCTGAAGCTGGAAGTTACGTTGAGAATTCAAAGGTCAGTGAGAGTCTATTGCTGATGAAGTTCTATTCCTTGTCATCCAGCGTAGTTAACTATTTACTCTCCGACTGCGATGGTAAAGAATTAGACCTCCCATTTGAAGTGACTGACGAAGAATTGCAGATAATTCTTTTTCCTAGAAGCACCTTTGTACTCGGTCGTTCAGGTACAGGTAAAACAACTGTTTTGACCATGAAGTTAATTGAAAGAGAAAGGCTGCACCTCAAGTTGATGGAAAAATTATATGGTGTCCAAAGCGATTCACTTCTGCATGGTAAACAGAAAAATGAGGTTGCCGAAGATGTTGTAGAGACTAAAAGGGAGACCTTGCGGCAACTTTTTGTGACTGTCAGTCCTAAACTATGTCATGCAGTGAAGCAACATATTTCTCATTTGAAAAG GTCTCTGTACGATGGAAATTCTTCAACAGAAAGCAGTTCTATTGACGTGGATGATATTGATGATACAGTACAATTCAAGGATATCCCAGATTCCTTTGTTGACGTTCCATCCAAGGCTTACCCCCTTGTtataacatttcataagttcTTGATGATGCTTGATGGGACACTGGGTGAATCATTCTTTGAGAGATTTCATGAAGCAAGGAAACTTTATGGTAGTGAAATTCGAAGTTTAAAATCAGTTATCTTAGAGACCTTCATAAGGAATAACGAAGTTACTTATGAAAAGTTCAGCTCATCATACTGGCCCCATTTCAATACACAGCTAACAAAGCAACTTGATTCTTCTAGAGTTTTCACGGAAATCATATCTCACATAAAAGGTGGCCCACGAGCCATGGAGGCAAGTGATGGTAAACTCAGTCGAGAGGATTATATTCAGTTTTCGGCTCGCCGCGTGTCCAGGTTAAGCTCACAGAAGAGTGAGAAAATATATGATATCTTCCTACGTTATGAAAAAATGAAGACAAAAAATGGTGAATTTGACTTGGCTGATCTGGTAATTGATCTTCATCTTAGACTTCAGGAAGAAAGGTACAAGGGTGATGAAGTTCATTTTGTGTACATTGATGAGGTGCAGGATCTTACCATGAGTCAAATTGCTCTGTTCAAATATATTTGTAGAAATGTTGAAGAGGGTTTTATATTTTCGGGTGATACTGCGCAGACAATTGCAAGGGGCATTGACTTCAGGTTCCAAGACATACGATCCTTATTCTACAATAAATTTTTGCTGGAATCAAGAAGCAGCATAAAGgatggaagaaaagaaaaggggcaACTCGCAGACATTTTCAATCTGAGCCATAACTTCCGTACTCATGCTGGTGTTTTAAAGTTATCTCAAAGCATCATGGAACTTCTTTATCATTTCTTCCCTAATTCTGTTGATGTTTTGAACCCTGAGACTAGTCTTATATACGGGGAACTTCCAGTTTTGCTTGAATCTGAGAACAATAAAAATGCTATCATTAGTATTTTTGGAAGTAGTGGAAACATTGGACATATGGCTGGCTTTGGAGCAGAGCAGGTAATACTGGTAAGGGATGATGTTTCTAGGAAGGAAATATATCGCCTCGTTGGCAAGAAAGCTCTAGTTCTGACTATATTGGAGTGCAAGGGCCTTGAGTTTCAG GATGTATTGTTGTACAACTTTTTTGGATTCTCACCTCTGAAAAATCAATGGAGATTATTATATGGTTACATGAGAGAGCAAAATTTTCTTGACTCAACTTCATCTCATTCCTTCCCTAGCTTCACTGAGGCTAAACACAATGTCTTGTGCTCAGAACTGAAGCAGTTATACGTAGCCATCACTCGTACAAGACAGCGGTTATGGATTTGTGAGAATGTAGAGGAGCACTCCGAACCTATGTTTGACTATTGGAAGAAAAAGTGTCTCATTCAAGTTAGACAGGTAGATGATTCACTTGCACAGGCAATGCAAGCTGGAAGCAGCCCAGAGGAGTGGAAGTCAACGGGAATCAAG TTATTTTTTGAGCATAACTATGGGATGGCGACAATGTGCTTTGAAAAAGCTGGAGACACCATTTGGGAAAGGAGGTCTAAAGCTGCCAGCCTTAAAGCCAATGCTGACCGTTTACGTGGTTCAAATCCTCTTGAGGCAAATAAGATGCTCAGGGAAGCTGCTGAAATACTTGAAGACATAGGTCGGGCAGATTCTGCTGCCAAATGTTTTTCTGAGTTGGGGGAGTATGAAAGAGCCG GGAAAATTTATCTGGAAAAATGTGGGGAATCTGAGCTGGAAAGAGCTGCAGAATGTTTTTCTCTAGCTGGCTGCTATGAGCTTGCAGCTGATGTGTATGCTAGAGGCAATTTTCTTGCAGAATGTCTATCTGCCTGTACCAAAGGAAAACTGTTTGACAGGGGTTTGCAATACATCCATTACTGGAAACAAAATGCAGCTGCGGTTTATAGTCTAAGgactaaaaaaattgaaaatatagaACAAGAGTTTTTAGAGCATTCCGCTCGTCTCTATCATAAGCTCAAAGATAACAAATCCATGATGAAATTTGTCAAAGCTTTTCTTTCCATGGATTTGATACGTGACTTCTTGAGGTCATTAGGTTGCCTCGACGAGCTTTTGTCTTTGGAAGAAGAATCCGGAAACTTTTTGGAGGCTGCAAATATTGCAAAACTTACAGGTAATATTCTTCTTGAGGTAGATCTTCTAGGAAAGGCTGGGAGTTTTAAGGAAGCATCAACGCTTATTCTTAACTACGTCCTTGCAAGCTCACTTTGGTCGTCTGACAGCAAAGGCTGGCCCCTGAAGGATGTTTCTCAGAAGGGGGACTTGTTAGCAAAAGCCAAATCAATTGCCAACAATGAGCCAAGCCATATTTATGAGTTTGTTTGTACAGAGGCTGACATATTTGCATGTGAAAGTGATTTACATTTGTTAAATCGGCATTTGATTGCTTCTCGGAGCCAAAATGATGTCACTGGTGAAATACTTTGTGCTCGTAAGATTCTGGATGCTCATCTCcattcaaattcctcaaaatatTCGTGGGACAATGAATTGGTGTTGGATCTTGCCAAGCATTCAGAAGACGGAATTTCTGAAAATCCCATTTCAGTGGAGACACTGGTTTACTTTTGGAATCTCTGGAAGGATAGAATTACCTGCATTTTCAACTTTCTTGGATGTATGGAAATGCAAGAGACTAAATATAGAAACTATGGAGAATTCTGTTTGAGTTACCTGGGTGTCagaaaacaaattgaaaatCTCCATACCAAGTATCTTTTACTGAACCCTGATGCCTCTTGGGTGAGAGAATTGGATGATACGAATCTTCAGAGGAGTGGGAAGTTGACTTTTATTGATGTTCGTCATTTGGTCTCGACTGCTCGGAATTATTGGTGTTCGGAGCTACTTTCTACTGGGATTAAGGTTTTGGAACATCTTGGTGCACTCCATGATTTGTCAGTCAAGAATGCCATGCTTATTTTCCATGCTAATCAACTCTGTCTGCCTCAGTCTTCTCTTAGGGATTTTGTGACCCAGGAAATTCATGCTGGCGGCCTCGGAGGTCATTTTGGTAGAGAGAAGACGTTCCAACTTGTGCAAGATCGTTTCTATTGGCCAAGGATGCGACGGGATGTCAATAAGTTAGTTGATCATTGCCAAGTCTGTCAAATCAGCAAAGGGACTAAGAGAAACACTGGCTTATATACACCTCTGTCGATTCCTCAACAACCCTGGGAAGAGCTCACCTTGGATTTTGTAGTTGGTTTACCAAAGACTCTCCGGCGCAATGATGCAATCCTGGTGGTCGTAGATCGATTCTCTCGCATGGCACACTTCATTCCATGCCATAAAACCAATGACGCTTCGCATATAGCATCACTGTTTCTTCGGGAAATTGTTCGCATCCATGGTGTTCCTCGTTCACTAACTTCGGATCGTGATCCTAAATTCATTAGTCATTTTTGGAGGTCATTATGGAGCACTTTGGGGGCCAAGTTGCAGTACTCTACGGCGTTCCACCCACAAACCGATGGTCTAACGGAGGTGACAAACAGGAGCTTGGGTAACCTTTTGCGTTGCTTAGTGAAGGAGCATTCTACAACCTGGGATCAATTGCTACCGCATGTAGAGTTTGCTTTCAATTCCTCTGTCAATCGCACAACAGGCCGCAGTCCTTTTGAGATTGTTTTTGGCAGGAAGCCTCTCGCCCCCATTGATTTGATGCCTCTGTCTCGTCCACCCCATTGCAGTATTGCAGCGACGGAGCTGGCTGATTATATTCAGGAGCTGCATCACGAAGTCCGCAAGCGGATCGCCACCCAAAATGATTTATACAGTGCCCACGCAAACAAGCACAGACGGGAAGAAACTTTTTCTATCGGAGATATGGTATTGGTCCGACTTAGGCCAGAGCGTTTCCCTCCAGGGTCATACCACAAGCTCCATGATAGGCGGATTGGGCCATTTCGTGTCGTAAAAAAAATTGGTGCCAATGCCTACCGCCTTCTATTACCACCTGATATGCGGCTACATCCTGTTTTCAACATTGCTGATCTTGTTAAGTACAATGAAGACCCTGCAGCCGCTGCTCATACACATGCAGAAACCCAACCTTATGTTCCCCCAACTTCCATTGTTGATGAACGTATCATGGATATCTTAGATCATCAATTTGTATCTACACGCAGGGGAGGATACCACAAATTCCTTGTCCGTTGGACTGGCAAACCCACTTCAGAGGATTCTTGGGAGAATGCTGATGTCGTTGCTCAACTAAGCCCCAGTCTTCTTGAACAATACTGCCGCACCCATTCAACGGGGTCGAATCTTCTATTGTGCAGGGGAATTGGTGCAGAGCACACTAAGCATGGATtaattgttgttgggcttgaAATTACAACCTATGATATTTCGACTTGGGCCCCCAATGACCATTCTCAATCCAAGGTAATTGCTCCTGAGATTATGGGGGAAGTCAACTGCATGAATCAAGGTAGTGCACATCAAGGCAAATCGTGGAAGTTGGAGGCGTTGCATGATGGAGGTAGTTAA